A window of the Brassica napus cultivar Da-Ae chromosome C5, Da-Ae, whole genome shotgun sequence genome harbors these coding sequences:
- the LOC125586917 gene encoding uncharacterized protein LOC125586917, with product MAIQTSKKIASVLIVVILFTITFSAQVSHSKTIDVGCVKNCIVNQCMKASKKATPATCDNPCKTICTATGIKSYIIPRGGGRDPVKAFCITFKWFCKN from the coding sequence ATGGCAATTCaaacatcaaaaaaaattgCTAGTGTGTTGATTGTTGTAATCTTATTTACAATAACTTTTTCAGCACAAGTTTCTCATTCTAAAACGATAGATGTAGGGTGTGTAAAAAATTGTATTGTGAATCAATGCATGAAAGCATCAAAGAAGGCGACTCCAGCAACATGTGACAATCCATGCAAGACAATATGTACTGCAACGGGTATTAAGAGTTACATCATTCCACGAGGTGGTGGTCGTGATCCAGTGAAAGCATTTTGCATAACATTTAAATGGTTCTGTAAAAATTAA